One genomic window of Thermodesulfobacteriota bacterium includes the following:
- a CDS encoding ABC transporter ATP-binding protein — translation MEELLRTEKLRKYFGMVPATDEVDLTLRKGVLTSIIGPNGAGKTTLINLLTGNILPDSGRVFFNGEEITRLPIHKRVKKGICRSFQIMNIFPKLTVFENLLIPVLSHLNRSMRFYTPAHRQADANERVEQLLKEIGLSDKKHLLAGTLSHGDQRLLEIGLALAPEPRLLFLDEPTAGMNPVERVKVLENIRRLSKEKESTFVIVEHDMDIVFSLSDRIVVLHRGQILADGPPEEIRQNEEVRKVYLGEEIYWEKR, via the coding sequence ATGGAGGAACTTCTTAGAACAGAAAAATTGAGAAAGTATTTTGGGATGGTGCCGGCCACCGATGAGGTCGATCTCACCCTTCGGAAGGGGGTGCTCACTTCCATCATCGGCCCCAATGGCGCGGGGAAAACGACCCTTATCAACCTCCTCACCGGCAATATCCTGCCGGACTCAGGAAGGGTTTTTTTTAACGGTGAGGAGATCACCCGGCTTCCCATCCATAAAAGAGTCAAAAAGGGGATCTGCCGTTCCTTCCAGATCATGAATATTTTCCCCAAGCTGACCGTCTTTGAAAACCTCCTCATCCCGGTCCTTTCCCATCTCAATCGAAGCATGAGGTTCTACACCCCCGCCCATCGCCAGGCCGATGCCAATGAAAGGGTGGAGCAGTTGTTGAAGGAAATCGGCCTGTCGGATAAAAAACACCTTTTGGCAGGAACCCTATCCCACGGAGACCAGAGGCTCCTCGAAATCGGGCTGGCCTTGGCCCCCGAGCCGAGGCTCCTCTTCCTCGATGAGCCCACGGCCGGGATGAATCCGGTGGAAAGGGTGAAGGTCCTCGAGAACATCCGGAGGCTATCGAAAGAGAAGGAGTCCACCTTTGTGATCGTTGAACACGATATGGACATCGTCTTCTCCCTCTCGGATCGGATCGTCGTCCTCCACCGGGGACAGATCCTCGCCGACGGCCCCCCCGAGGAGATCCGGCAGAATGAAGAGGTCCGGAAGGTCTATCTGGGCGAGGAAATCTACTGGGAAAAGAGATGA
- a CDS encoding STAUR_1299 family protein, producing MADYKEILLSKAFRVIPGIDYNRVSYEMRQEEAGFLLYEVVLKEGDPWDYLRDRIYPNLAKYLKEKGIDPASGEGFVISLFFKDYVYFIRGSDFIQGFCEMEGLNPSAFHFRVLRWLSN from the coding sequence ATGGCTGACTATAAAGAGATTCTATTATCGAAGGCCTTCAGGGTGATCCCTGGAATCGATTATAACAGGGTTTCCTACGAGATGAGGCAAGAGGAGGCAGGTTTCCTCCTTTATGAAGTGGTGCTCAAGGAGGGCGACCCCTGGGACTATTTGAGGGATCGAATTTATCCCAATCTCGCAAAGTATTTAAAAGAGAAAGGCATCGACCCGGCCTCGGGCGAAGGGTTTGTCATCTCCCTCTTCTTTAAAGATTACGTTTACTTTATCAGGGGCTCCGATTTCATCCAGGGGTTCTGCGAGATGGAAGGGTTGAACCCTTCGGCCTTCCACTTTCGCGTCTTGAGATGGCTGTCGAATTGA
- a CDS encoding branched-chain amino acid ABC transporter permease, with amino-acid sequence MDTKLRSLLLGAFLLFLLILPAFGGQYLLYMLIHMLILSVFALGFNLLLGYTGLLSFGQAGFFAIGSYTCAKILLLTPSLLLGILAGTLAGGLSALLLGYLCVRHTRIYFSMLTLSFGMMIYSLAWKWREVTGGDDGLVGIPRAPLTLPGLFSLDMNPLSHYYYFVLALSLIAIFILYRMVHSPFGLTLKGIRDSENRVAYAGISVRAYRLLAFTIAGLYAGLAGAFLPPLENTVTPPIAHWTHSAEPVMVTLLGGIHTFFGPIVGSVIFYLLKDLIVRVTQYWLILFGAIVIFLVLVFRGGVVIFLSEKILPRLQGKTRKVLDGGTS; translated from the coding sequence ATGGACACGAAACTCCGAAGCCTCCTCCTCGGGGCCTTCCTTCTTTTCCTCTTGATCCTCCCGGCCTTCGGAGGACAATATCTCCTCTACATGTTGATCCACATGCTCATCCTTTCGGTCTTCGCCCTTGGGTTCAATCTCCTCCTGGGATATACGGGCCTCCTCTCTTTTGGCCAGGCCGGATTTTTCGCCATCGGGAGTTACACCTGTGCTAAAATCCTCCTCTTGACCCCTTCCCTTCTTTTGGGTATCCTCGCGGGAACCCTCGCGGGGGGACTCTCCGCCCTCCTCTTAGGCTACCTCTGCGTCAGACACACCCGAATCTATTTCTCCATGCTGACCCTCTCCTTCGGCATGATGATCTACTCTCTGGCCTGGAAATGGCGAGAGGTGACGGGAGGCGACGATGGGTTGGTGGGGATCCCAAGGGCCCCCTTGACCCTTCCTGGATTGTTCAGCCTGGATATGAATCCCCTGAGCCATTACTATTATTTCGTCCTGGCCCTCTCCCTCATAGCGATTTTCATCCTTTACCGAATGGTCCATTCCCCCTTTGGCCTGACCCTGAAGGGGATCCGGGATAGCGAAAACCGGGTAGCCTATGCAGGGATTTCGGTGAGGGCGTATCGCCTGTTGGCCTTCACGATTGCCGGCCTGTATGCCGGACTTGCAGGGGCTTTCCTCCCCCCACTCGAGAACACCGTCACTCCTCCGATTGCCCACTGGACCCACTCTGCTGAACCCGTCATGGTGACCCTCCTGGGCGGGATCCATACCTTCTTTGGTCCCATCGTAGGCTCGGTCATTTTTTATCTCCTGAAAGACCTCATCGTCCGGGTCACCCAGTATTGGTTGATTCTCTTTGGGGCGATCGTCATCTTCCTGGTCTTGGTCTTCCGAGGGGGGGTGGTGATCTTCCTTTCGGAAAAAATTTTGCCACGGTTACAGGGGAAAACACGGAAGGTTCTCGATGGAGGAACTTCTTAG
- a CDS encoding spermine synthase → MFPLHLSLLIMGASGIVAQILLLRELLVSFMGNELTLGIILANWLLLEALGSFLLGKTAEWTGKKLEVYVFLQIFFSVALPFSIYLCRTFKNMVGLTPGEGLGILPILYASFLILLPVSMSHGALFTYGSKLHSQAEGGQAPSIGRVYLLETIGSILGGLLITFWLLRHFQSFEIAFMVSLTNAFISAYLLWPLGRPWCRTRNLSFLLCLVYTLLFLVLILSPLSDRIHRFSLQQQWKGLTVLHNENSIYGNLTVTRRGEQYTFFTDGVPSITTPVPDLASIEDLVHFSMLFHERPSSILVLSGGAGGVIHEILKYAVSKVDYVELDPLLLTLIKKYPTPLTQSELSDPRVKIHHTDGRLFLQRTSERYDLILIGIPSPQELQTNRLFSEEFFDMARKRMYPGGLLVFTLPGSLTYISPELKRFNGCLLDTLKRVFRHVRVIPGETNLYFGSDAETLPRLTPQDLMKRLEERKVRTHLFTRNYVEYRLHERWQRWYEESMKREGVHINSDFKPLAVFFSLSYWTALFSPPLSPWFAWFSGLNLTWFLWLLVPLTSILVLLFFKKPALSGYAVPYAILTSGVTDMILDLALLFTFQTLFGYLYHQIGLLITVFMVGVALGSFGVTRSLDRIRNAVGLFLASELALILFSALLPTILTFPARHLEKPAISVTLFGMFLLMSLFCGTLVGFQFPLSAKLYLGTRSGKGKVAHTAGLLYGADLVGGFFGGLLGGVLLLPVLGLHRTCLALALLKASSLLLLLMFRRIQKSPP, encoded by the coding sequence ATGTTTCCTCTCCACCTCTCCCTTCTCATCATGGGCGCAAGCGGCATCGTCGCCCAGATCCTTCTCCTCAGGGAACTCCTCGTCTCTTTCATGGGCAACGAGCTCACCCTGGGCATCATCCTGGCGAACTGGCTCCTTCTGGAGGCCCTGGGGTCATTCCTGCTCGGAAAGACGGCGGAGTGGACGGGAAAGAAGCTGGAGGTCTATGTCTTCCTCCAGATCTTCTTTTCGGTCGCCCTCCCCTTCTCCATCTACCTCTGTCGGACCTTCAAAAATATGGTCGGCCTCACCCCAGGCGAGGGCCTCGGGATCCTCCCGATCTTATACGCTTCGTTTCTCATCCTCCTGCCGGTCTCGATGTCCCACGGCGCCCTCTTCACCTACGGAAGCAAACTCCATTCGCAGGCCGAGGGAGGCCAGGCGCCCTCGATCGGCAGGGTTTACCTTCTTGAGACCATAGGCTCTATCCTGGGGGGGTTGCTCATCACCTTCTGGCTCCTTCGCCATTTCCAATCCTTTGAGATCGCTTTCATGGTCTCTTTAACGAACGCCTTCATCTCAGCCTACCTCCTCTGGCCCTTGGGGCGACCCTGGTGCCGAACGAGGAACCTTTCCTTTCTCCTCTGCCTGGTCTACACCCTCCTGTTCCTCGTCCTGATCCTCAGCCCCCTGTCGGACCGGATCCACCGCTTCTCCCTCCAGCAACAGTGGAAAGGATTGACCGTCCTTCACAATGAAAACTCCATCTATGGAAACCTCACCGTCACCCGGAGAGGAGAGCAATATACCTTCTTTACCGACGGCGTCCCCTCGATTACGACGCCGGTGCCGGATCTCGCCTCGATAGAAGATCTGGTTCACTTTTCAATGCTCTTCCACGAAAGGCCGAGCTCCATTCTCGTCCTGAGCGGAGGGGCGGGCGGGGTGATTCACGAAATTTTAAAATATGCCGTTTCGAAGGTGGACTATGTCGAGCTCGACCCCCTCCTGCTCACCCTCATCAAAAAATATCCGACCCCCCTCACCCAATCCGAGCTTTCCGATCCGAGAGTGAAGATCCATCATACCGACGGCCGTCTCTTCCTCCAACGGACTTCGGAGCGCTACGACCTCATCCTCATCGGGATCCCCTCCCCACAGGAATTGCAGACCAACAGGCTTTTTTCAGAAGAATTTTTCGACATGGCCAGAAAGAGGATGTATCCCGGGGGGCTCCTGGTCTTCACCCTTCCCGGCTCATTGACTTATATCAGCCCTGAGTTGAAGAGGTTCAATGGTTGCCTCCTCGATACCCTGAAGAGGGTCTTTCGTCACGTGAGGGTCATCCCAGGCGAGACCAACCTCTACTTCGGTTCGGACGCCGAAACCTTGCCCAGGCTCACCCCCCAGGACCTGATGAAGAGGTTGGAAGAGAGAAAGGTGCGGACCCACCTCTTCACCCGAAACTATGTGGAATACCGGCTCCATGAGAGGTGGCAACGCTGGTATGAGGAGTCGATGAAACGGGAAGGGGTCCACATCAACTCCGATTTTAAACCCCTGGCCGTCTTTTTCAGCCTCTCTTATTGGACCGCCCTCTTCTCTCCCCCTCTCTCTCCGTGGTTCGCCTGGTTTTCCGGTTTGAATCTAACCTGGTTTCTATGGCTCTTGGTCCCGCTGACCTCGATTCTTGTACTCCTCTTCTTCAAAAAGCCGGCGCTCTCGGGCTATGCCGTTCCCTATGCGATCCTGACCTCCGGCGTCACAGATATGATCCTCGATCTGGCCCTCCTGTTCACCTTCCAGACCCTCTTCGGATACCTCTATCATCAGATCGGGCTTCTCATCACCGTCTTCATGGTCGGCGTTGCCTTGGGCAGTTTCGGGGTCACCCGGTCCCTCGATCGAATCAGGAACGCCGTGGGCCTCTTTCTGGCCTCCGAGCTGGCCTTGATCCTCTTTTCAGCCCTTCTCCCCACGATCCTCACATTTCCAGCGCGCCATCTTGAAAAGCCCGCTATATCCGTTACGCTCTTCGGAATGTTTCTGCTGATGTCCCTCTTTTGTGGGACCTTGGTGGGGTTCCAGTTTCCTTTATCGGCCAAACTCTACCTGGGCACCCGATCTGGGAAAGGAAAAGTGGCACACACGGCCGGGTTGCTCTATGGAGCGGATCTTGTGGGGGGATTCTTCGGAGGGCTTTTGGGAGGGGTCCTTCTGCTCCCTGTCCTCGGCCTCCATCGGACCTGTCTGGCCCTTGCCCTCCTCAAGGCGAGCAGTCTCCTCCTTCTTCTCATGTTTAGGAGGATTCAAAAGAGCCCTCCTTGA
- a CDS encoding branched-chain amino acid ABC transporter permease → MLEKLIFQGLIGLSFSMYLWLLAAGLTLVFGVLGVLNFAHGSLFMLGAYATFTLYGKMGLNFWLSILLSLIGVGIIGAILERFFFRRIYEIDLPYQLILTFGFILVFDDLVKMIWGGVAMIPPMPSFFEGNLSILGRPYPIYNVFIIVAGLAVALILWLILEKTWWGKMIRAAASDREMAGAIGVHIPFLFTTVFVFAAMLAALGGALGTPVRVVAPGIGTSMIIQAFVITVIGGLGNLKGAFVGALIVGVLTSFGVLLFPIFELFIIFVVMAVVLLVKPEGLFGK, encoded by the coding sequence ATGCTGGAAAAGCTAATTTTTCAAGGCCTCATCGGTCTCAGTTTTTCGATGTACCTTTGGTTACTGGCGGCCGGCCTGACCCTCGTCTTCGGGGTTTTGGGCGTTTTGAACTTCGCCCATGGCAGCCTGTTTATGCTGGGGGCTTACGCGACCTTTACCCTCTATGGGAAGATGGGCCTCAATTTCTGGCTCTCCATCTTGCTCAGTTTAATCGGCGTAGGGATCATCGGGGCCATCCTCGAACGCTTCTTCTTCCGCCGGATCTACGAGATCGATCTCCCCTATCAATTAATTCTGACCTTCGGCTTCATCCTCGTATTCGACGATTTGGTCAAGATGATCTGGGGAGGGGTGGCGATGATCCCTCCGATGCCCTCCTTCTTCGAGGGGAACCTCTCGATCCTCGGACGCCCCTATCCCATCTATAATGTTTTTATCATCGTTGCCGGATTGGCCGTAGCCCTCATCCTCTGGCTCATCCTCGAAAAGACTTGGTGGGGGAAAATGATTCGGGCAGCCGCTTCTGACCGGGAAATGGCAGGAGCGATCGGTGTCCATATCCCCTTTCTCTTTACCACGGTCTTCGTCTTTGCGGCCATGCTGGCGGCACTCGGAGGGGCCTTGGGAACGCCGGTTCGGGTGGTCGCCCCTGGAATCGGGACCTCCATGATCATCCAGGCCTTTGTGATCACGGTGATCGGCGGACTGGGCAATCTGAAGGGGGCTTTTGTAGGAGCCTTGATCGTGGGTGTCCTCACCTCCTTTGGCGTGTTGCTCTTTCCCATCTTCGAACTCTTCATCATCTTCGTCGTGATGGCGGTGGTATTGTTGGTTAAACCCGAAGGACTGTTTGGAAAATAA
- a CDS encoding ABC transporter ATP-binding protein translates to MTEKTQPPILIVDRMDTFYGQSHVLQEISLSIREGEVVCLLGRNGVGKTTTLRSIMGLTPPRSGEILFKGIPIARKPPYEIAKIGIGYAPDDRRIFPDLTLVENLEMARRLSSKGKIQWSYDKIYDLFPVFVSLKTRKGTQLSGGEQKMLAIGRALMKNPELLLLDEPSEGLAPLIVQNLASVIERIRNEGVTILLADQNLKFCRRTSDRGYILEKGRVQYQGLMEEIWQDEEIVKKYLVL, encoded by the coding sequence ATGACCGAAAAAACCCAACCTCCCATCCTCATCGTGGACCGAATGGATACGTTTTATGGCCAAAGCCATGTCCTCCAAGAAATCTCCCTCTCCATTCGGGAGGGCGAGGTGGTCTGCCTTCTCGGAAGAAATGGGGTGGGAAAGACCACGACCCTTCGATCCATCATGGGTCTGACCCCCCCACGATCGGGGGAGATTCTTTTCAAGGGAATTCCGATTGCCCGAAAACCCCCCTATGAAATTGCCAAGATCGGTATCGGCTATGCACCGGATGACCGCCGGATCTTCCCGGATCTGACCCTTGTTGAAAATCTCGAAATGGCCCGGCGCTTATCGAGCAAAGGCAAGATCCAATGGAGTTACGATAAAATTTACGACCTCTTCCCCGTTTTCGTCTCGCTGAAGACGAGGAAAGGGACCCAGCTGAGCGGCGGGGAACAGAAAATGCTCGCGATCGGTCGGGCCTTGATGAAGAATCCCGAACTTCTCCTCCTGGACGAACCCTCTGAAGGGCTCGCCCCGCTGATCGTCCAAAATCTCGCCTCGGTGATCGAACGGATTCGAAACGAAGGGGTAACCATTCTCTTGGCCGACCAGAACCTAAAATTCTGCCGAAGGACCTCCGATCGAGGGTATATCCTCGAAAAGGGAAGGGTCCAATACCAGGGCCTGATGGAAGAGATCTGGCAGGACGAGGAGATCGTCAAAAAGTATCTTGTCCTATAA
- a CDS encoding ABC transporter substrate-binding protein — MSKKLTRRKFIKEALIGSIALGAGLGNYRVTYGQAKKSAGPIKIGGQGALSGAHADYGWQMMAGATLAIEEVNAKGGILGRKLELKFMDEELKPATAVKNARYLVTDWGADFLFGVDSSGSAMAVGPVLTELNRLHFFCHAATHRLTEELVAQKGIPHIFRMSAPIYQDALAAWVFKDMPEVKRIAGINCDYEFGYVAWNLFKENIKKFRPDVEFVAAAWAPFWTMDFSSHIAAVMAEKPDAIFATPWAGEGVMLLRQALMLGVFDKIHAWWQATGGSVDILEGISREIEADRFKGKLWGTARYLHNYPDSPENKAFVQAFRKRWGKFPNYSAEASYATIYAIKAGVEKAKSLDREKVGAALEGMELKTPAGIRLIRKEDHQAVYTVPAGRAVKSPDYPIPVLGDLKVIPAKDYFRHPPFTPIATTK, encoded by the coding sequence ATGAGCAAAAAACTTACGAGGAGGAAGTTTATAAAGGAGGCGCTCATAGGAAGTATCGCCCTTGGCGCCGGTTTGGGCAACTACCGGGTCACCTACGGCCAGGCCAAGAAGTCGGCAGGCCCGATCAAGATCGGCGGCCAGGGGGCCCTTTCGGGGGCCCATGCCGATTACGGTTGGCAGATGATGGCAGGGGCCACGCTCGCCATTGAAGAGGTGAACGCCAAGGGCGGAATCCTGGGAAGGAAACTCGAATTGAAGTTCATGGACGAGGAGCTTAAACCCGCCACCGCCGTCAAGAACGCCCGATATCTCGTCACGGATTGGGGCGCAGATTTTCTCTTCGGCGTGGACTCCAGCGGAAGCGCCATGGCGGTCGGCCCGGTCCTGACGGAATTGAACCGCCTCCACTTCTTCTGCCATGCGGCCACCCACCGATTGACCGAGGAACTGGTGGCCCAGAAGGGGATCCCCCATATCTTCAGGATGTCGGCTCCGATCTATCAGGACGCCCTCGCCGCATGGGTATTCAAGGACATGCCCGAGGTCAAAAGGATTGCAGGGATCAATTGCGACTATGAGTTCGGATACGTGGCTTGGAACCTCTTCAAGGAAAATATAAAAAAGTTCAGGCCCGATGTGGAGTTTGTCGCGGCGGCCTGGGCCCCCTTCTGGACGATGGACTTCTCCTCCCATATCGCGGCCGTGATGGCAGAAAAACCCGATGCCATCTTTGCCACCCCCTGGGCAGGCGAAGGGGTCATGCTTTTGAGACAGGCCCTGATGCTCGGGGTCTTCGACAAGATCCATGCCTGGTGGCAGGCCACGGGCGGATCGGTCGATATTCTCGAAGGAATCTCGAGAGAGATCGAGGCCGATCGGTTTAAGGGGAAACTTTGGGGAACGGCCCGGTATTTACACAACTACCCCGATTCTCCTGAAAACAAAGCCTTTGTCCAAGCCTTCCGAAAGAGATGGGGCAAATTCCCGAACTACTCGGCAGAGGCCAGTTATGCGACCATCTATGCGATCAAAGCGGGGGTGGAAAAGGCCAAATCTTTAGACCGAGAAAAAGTCGGGGCTGCCTTGGAAGGCATGGAATTGAAGACTCCCGCGGGCATCCGCCTCATCCGAAAGGAAGACCATCAGGCGGTCTATACCGTCCCTGCAGGACGAGCGGTCAAAAGCCCGGATTATCCGATCCCCGTATTAGGAGACCTCAAGGTGATCCCGGCGAAAGACTATTTCCGCCATCCCCCATTCACACCCATTGCAACGACAAAATAG